The Accipiter gentilis chromosome 29, bAccGen1.1, whole genome shotgun sequence genome segment GTCTCATAATGTGAGGCCTACAGTCTTTCCTGTAGGTCCACTGCAATCCATCTCATCCATGGCTTTCAATCACACAGTATGTTgttgccttctcttcttcctaTCAGCAAAGGCAGTatgggtttgtttggggtggggaggaaggaacaaaataaaacaaagaaatcccGAACACCAAAGATCTGTGTTGTGTTTGTAGTCCATCAGTCTAGTCTTCCAGGAGTTGGTACTCCATCCTggtggaatcaaagctttggaaaGCAGGAGTGTGCCAGATGTCTGAGTCTGTTGCATCTCTCTTCATGGATCCTTTCTGAATTGgtcctggggaaggaaaaagagacacATGTTAGAACTTTTAAATACTTTCATGTTTTTATGGCTTAAATAGGTGACTCTTGAGTACCCCTTAAAAAaaagggcggcgggggggggggggggggggggattctgcAATGATAACTCTAATTTCCTttagtggttggttttttttctagaggGCTAGGCTTTGAGGGATGGGGGAAATCCCCTTTTCTGTACATTCCTCCTACTGTTGCCATGTGTCTTGAATATCATGCATGTGGGCAACAATGAGGTATTCTTGTTGCACCTAGTGGCCCTAGTACCTTTTTATTCTTGATTCCTGGAGGTGTTtactctgaggagaaaaaaaaaaacaccaacaaccaGTTCTAACTCCCTTAAGTGTCTGCTGTGGAGGAGCTTGCTGTCATGTTACTACCCTTGAAGGGGGAAGGTACTGCTTAGGATTATTTTCAATATTTGGGTACAGGCAAACCCAGCCAGGTATGTGTGAGAGTAACAGTAACTGAAACTGGCTCTGGGTTATGCCTTtaacaactggaagaaaaaaagaggagtctGTAATACTAATATGAACAGACAGGTGACCAAGTGGAAATCCTCACTCACGTGAGCTTCAGTGCAAAATCTCAGCCAACTTTTCCTCATAATACTGGAAGTTCTCTTGAATGTCCTCCCATGGCACGAAAGCCTttgcttcctctccttcctcctgttCCACAAAGTTCTGCCAGACATACTCAAAGTCTTGAGGCTTCATAATCCTCAGCTTGCAGCCagctgacttcatttttttcagggcAGCCTGCATTTCTGGCTCTTCCCACATGAAGAGGCGCCCTACCATGATTGTCAGACGCAGGTTCTTGTTCTTCTTTAGCATCTCGGTTATCCGATCGGCGCAGGTCACACAGGGACTGGAAGAGACGTACCAGGTGACGTTGTAGCGGAGGTTTGATTCACACTTCGGTAAAATTGTGTTGAAGAAAGCCATTTCTGCATGGGCGGCTGCATGCTCATCTTCCAGGTAACCCCGAGAAGTCACTGACTCTTTGCCTTGGGTCTCAATAACATAACACAGGAAGGTTTTGTTCCTGCCTGAGCTGTATTCCACATTCCTGAACTGGAATTTGAAAAACATGGCTGGGAGGCGTTCCCTATAGAGAGTGGAGAGGAAAGAAGCGTCTCAGAGGCAGATAATAAGGGGTTATAGCATTGGTTTAGTTCTTGTGTGTGATCTTAGACAAGTTGCTGCATCTATGATAGCTGTATTTTTTCATGTATTAAAAGGAGATGCCTTTTAATAGGAGGATAACAATACCTCAAAACCTGTAAGATATTCAGCTAGTATTGCTATGTGGTGAGGCTTCGAGGCCCATTCTTACTACCTTGTCTTTTTTCACTTCATATTAACAAACCTCTACTGGGAATTTCTGGTATCTGCATTGAGGTATTTGAAGAGGAACTTGCTTCTGAAATGTATTTCTTGAGACTATGATATTCACTTTTGGTAAGGAGAGACGGCAATTGGCATTTTCCCAGTCTTAATGCACCTGTAGACTgaactgttcttctgttttctagGCCATTAACGTAGTTTTTTGGGAGTGGTATTGCAATGTTAATCTGTGGGATCTGTTGTCCTAAATTGTTAGGATGTTGGCATTGCTAATTAATGTTTTACCCCCAGTGCTTTTGCAGTCTGGATCTCCTCTGATTAGAGGCAAGCGTGACCGACTAGTTGGAGTTTTTACGTGTTCTAGTTTTACTTTTCCAGTATTAGTTGAATACTAATATTCAGTAGGAATATGTTGtgactttgttttaataaaatatctgAGATCAACTCTAACTTCACTATGAAAAAGTGTATTTCCTACTGAAGTTTGATAGCTGTCTCATGGATACTACTGATAAACTTCACATACTTTAATTTGTTGTGCACCTCTGCCATTCTGGGTTTCTAAATAAGCATAATCCAATGTGAATCATCGCAGTGAGTAATGTGTTTGCAGTTCTCTTTCACCCAAACAAGGTAGTCTGCTGTTATTTAGGGAAGTTAAAATTAGTCCCTTAAAATACTGTGTATAGCTTTTACGCGTTGCTGACTGAAGAGGTGAAAAAGGAAAGCTGCATCATCTCATAGTACCTGTTGCTTTCTAATGGAGTACCAGGCTTTCCTGATTGCCTCCTGTAGCATCTAACTATGGAGTGCATCAGTACAAGAACTGGTTCTTGAAGGATGTTAGGTGGAAAGATGAAGACGACACTTCTCGCAACATGCCTTGTGACCTGCTAAATGCTACAAAGGATGGGAGTGAAGACTGCACGGAGTAGCCAAAGCCAAGGTGAAGTAAAGTAGTGACACAACATTTCATTTATTACACACCAGTAATCTTCTGGCATGTTGCATTCCTCTCATCTGAGCTTTAGGTAGACCTGTAACCTTGATATTCCCAGTGAGGCAATAATGAATCTTTGTAAAACAGTAAGTGTCTTATTCATCCCTGTCTCATCTATAGTCAGATTATA includes the following:
- the APOBEC2 gene encoding C->U-editing enzyme APOBEC-2, translated to MAEKQEEPSNAQNGEPDNAEEGEEKKKKKLKREDLPPFEIVTGERLPAMFFKFQFRNVEYSSGRNKTFLCYVIETQGKESVTSRGYLEDEHAAAHAEMAFFNTILPKCESNLRYNVTWYVSSSPCVTCADRITEMLKKNKNLRLTIMVGRLFMWEEPEMQAALKKMKSAGCKLRIMKPQDFEYVWQNFVEQEEGEEAKAFVPWEDIQENFQYYEEKLAEILH